From Arachis stenosperma cultivar V10309 chromosome 2, arast.V10309.gnm1.PFL2, whole genome shotgun sequence, one genomic window encodes:
- the LOC130960400 gene encoding putative disease resistance protein At3g14460, with product MNKVGEAFLSGFITVLLERFISAETYNLVVGKKLGPELVRRLKTALLAAEALVADAEQKQFGNQFVRKWLDDLRDAAYKADDLLDRFCIKAATQKKVGTFLPSFLNFEERQMVKEIEEVVRTIEDLERCKESLGLEKIPTGSSSWRVPSTSLARGNVYGREDDQKALVQMLNDNNEHHLSVISIVGIGGVGKTTLAQWLYNNEEEFMKGFDLKAWVCVSENFDIVEITRNLMKGILGGTCSLDDFNSLQHALKEKLLNKKFFVVLDDVWSNDQHQWRNFITPFQYGAKGSTILLTTRKENVGLVAQTNYQPLVLNTLSEDQCWSVFASSASFPESNGSPALEEIGKKIAKKCDGLPLAAETLGCLCRNHEAEEWGEILKSDIWEFSTNDSKIIPALLISYYHLPPYLKRCFVYCSLFPKDYEFEKDELILLWMAEDLLRVSNRRETLEEVGSKYFDNLASRLFFKEYHHDYFVMHDLLHDLAIFLAGDFYCRLHELGEEEELGSLTRHLSFGKLNRSVSKNFNSIATLESLRTSLYVNDLFSMESVASKLKYLRVLSFDELDVVPNSIGELIHLRYLDLSGTNIKALPESLCSLCNLQILKLYYCYKLTTLPSGFHNLVSLRHLDIRGTALEEMPRKMSKLNQLHILSYFVVGKHEDNGIQELIGLVNLHGSVEIKKLENIVDVNEAKRAKIMDKKHIDELCLEWSSGDDMVSSTQKERDILDKLQPQNGLKELKIKGYKGTIFPDWLGHCSYENMTRVSLKSCKNCCMLPSLGQLPSLKSLSIEGLDQLRSIGEEFYKDEGDDHSSHIAPFPSLETLVFDNMACWEVWHVSESETFPQLRRLEITDCPMLKEEMLNQLFFRIVSSLSDVSKVRKLRIGDHFMKRHTEAMSLDGDSLSIMGRESVMESALKAMMSINHLRCLQEIHVLCFSKLEFPQLQQQMYDLVELLIHDSCHSLTCLSLDVFPNLKNLEIRECRNLESESMSEAPHAALQRLSIRFCHKLVSFGGEGLAAPNLTHLEVTDCDKLEALPRNMKSLLPSLQSLQIYGCSDMCRLPKGGLPPNLKSLEVGFCKQQMRDLSWVANLHALTHLIIRGSGCDNVKSYPEVGSLPHLPSLTSLGIWCFHNLETLECNELLCLTSLQQLSIYWCPKLENMEGEKLPPSLLLLRIQKCPLLGEHCKNKHHLIWPKISHIPTIEINSKKMF from the coding sequence ATGAACAAAGTGGGTGAAGCTTTTCTGTCTGGTTTCATCACTGTTCTCCTGGAGAGGTTCATTTCAGCTGAGACTTACAACTTGGTGGTGGGGAAGAAGCTTGGCCCTGAGTTGGTGAGAAGGCTGAAGACTGCTCTCTTGGCTGCTGAAGCTCTGGTTGCTGACGCGGAGCAGAAGCAGTTTGGTAACCAATTTGTGAGGAAGTGGCTCGATGATCTGAGGGATGCTGCCTACAAGGCTGATGACTTGCTGGACCGTTTCTGCATCAAAGCTGCAACTCAGAAGAAGGTAGGAACTTTCTTGCCTAGCTTCCTCAATTTTGAAGAAAGGCAGATGGTCAAAGAGATAGAAGAGGTGGTTAGAACTATTGAAGATCTTGAGAGATGCAAAGAAAGCCTTGGCCTTGAAAAGATTCCCACTGGTAGCTCCTCATGGAGAGTTCCATCCACTTCTCTTGCAAGAGGGAATGTGTATGGCAGGGAGGATGACCAGAAGGCCTTAGTCCAGATGCTGAATGACAACAATGAGCATCACCTCTCTGTGATCTCTATTGTTGGCATAGGTGGGGTTGGTAAAACAACTTTAGCCCAATGGCTGTACAACAATGAAGAGGAGTTCATGAAGGGATTTGATCTGAAGGCATGGGTTTGTGTTTCAGaaaattttgatattgttgAGATTACTAGGAATCTCATGAAGGGGATCCTTGGAGGTACTTGTAGTCTCGACGATTTCAATTCACTTCAACATGCTTTGAAAGAAAAATTGTTGAATAAGAAGTTCTTTGTTGTCTTGGATGATGTTTGGAGTAATGATCAACATCAATGGAGAAATTTTATAACCCCTTTTCAATACGGGGCTAAGGGAAGTACTATTCTTCTAACTACTCGCAAGGAAAATGTTGGTTTAGTAGCTCAAACAAATTATCAACCTCTCGTCCTCAACACGTTGTCAGAAGATCAATGTTGGTCGGTGTTTGCATCCAGTGCATCTTTTCCAGAATCAAATGGGAGCCCTGCACTAGAAgaaataggaaaaaaaatagCTAAGAAGTGTGATGGTCTGCCATTAGCAGCAGAAACACTTGGTTGCTTGTGCAGAAACCATGAAGCTGAGGAGTGGGGAGAAATATTAAAGAGTGATATTTGGGAGTTCTCTACGAATGACAGTAAGATAATCCCAGCATTATTAATAAGCTACTATCATCTCCCTCCATATTTGAAACGTTGTTTTGTTTATTGTTCATTGTTTCCCAAAGATTATGAATTTGAGAAAGATGAATTAATCTTGTTGTGGATGGCAGAAGATCTATTACGGGTATCAAATAGAAGAGAGACTTTAGAAGAAGTTGGTAGCAAATACTTTGACAATTTAGCTTctagattattttttaaagagTATCACCATGATTATTTTGTGATGCATGATCTCTTACATGACTTGGCAATATTCCTTGCTGGAGATTTCTACTGTAGATTACATGAACTTGGTGAAGAAGAGGAGTTGGGGAGTTTGACTCGTCATTTGTCATTTGGAAAATTGAATCGTTCAgtctcaaaaaattttaattccaTTGCTACATTGGAATCTTTGAGGACATCCTTGTATGTCAATGATTTGTTTAGCATGGAAAGCGTAGCATCAAAGCTTAAATACCTGAGAGTTTTATCCTTTGATGAACTTGATGTGGTGCCTAATTCAATAGGAGAATTGATCCATCTGCGCTACTTGGATCTCTCTGGCACTAATATTAAGGCATTGCCAGAGTCTTTGTGCAGCTTGTGTAATTTGCAAATACTGAAATTGTATTATTGTTATAAGCTAACTACGCTGCCTAGTGGTTTTCATAATCTTGTGAGTTTGCGGCATCTTGATATTAGAGGAACTGCTTTGGAAGAAATGCCCAGAAAAATGAGCAAATTGAATCAGTTGCACATTTTAAGTTACTTTGTTGTTGGCAAGCACGAAGACAATGGAATCCAGGAGTTAATAGGGCTGGTAAATCTTCATGGATCCGTTGAGATTAAGAAGTTGGAGAATATTGTTGATGTGAATGAAGCAAAGAGGGCAAAGATAATGGATAAGAAGCACATTGATGAATTATGTTTGGAATGGTCTTCAGGTGATGATATGGTTTCAAGCACACAGAAAGAAAGAGACATTCTCGATAAATTGCAACCGCAGAATGGGTTGAAAGAGTTGAAAATCAAGGGATACAAGGGTACAATATTTCCAGATTGGTTGGGGCACTGTTCCTACGAAAACATGACACGTGTATCTCTAAAGTCTTGCAAGAATTGCTGCATGCTGCCTTCACTTGGACAGCTGCCATCTCTTAAGTCCCTAAGCATTGAAGGTTTGGATCAGCTGAGGAGTATTGGGGAGGAGTTTTACAAGGATGAAGGAGATGATCATTCTTCGCATATTGCACCGTTTCCCTCACTGGAGACTTTGGTATTTGATAACATGGCATGTTGGGAGGTGTGGCACGTATCTGAGTCGGAAACTTTTCCTCAACTTAGGAGGCTTGAAATAACAGATTGCCCAATGTTGAAGGAAGAGATGCTTAATCAGCTATTCTTCAGAATAGTTTCTTCTCTGTCGGATGTTTCCAAAGTTCGTAAACTACGTATAGGCGACCACTTTATGAAACGGCACACAGAGGCCATGTCCCTTGATGGGGATAGTTTATCAATTATGGGACGTGAATCTGTGATGGAGTCTGCATTGAAGGCAATGATGAGCATCAACCATCTACGTTGCCTCCAAGAAATACACGTCTTGTGCTTTAGTAAACTAGAATTCCCCCAGCTACAGCAGCAGATGTATGATTTGGTAGAGCTACTAATACATGACAGCTGTCATTCACTGACCTGCTTGTCGTTGGATGTCTTTCCCAATCTCAAGAATCTGGAGATAAGAGAGTGTAGGAATCTGGAATCAGAGTCAATGTCAGAGGCACCACACGCTGCTCTTCAACGTCTCTCCATTAGATTCTGCCACAAATTAGTGTCATTTGGAGGAGAAGGACTGGCTGCACCCAACTTGACTCATCTTGAAGTCACAGATTGTGATAAGTTGGAGGCATTACCACGTAACATGAAGAGTCTACTCCCAAGTCTACAGTCTCTCCAGATATATGGTTGCTCAGACATGTGCAGGTTGCCCAAGGGTGGTTTGCCACCTAACTTGAAATCACTTGAAGTGGGATTTTGCAAGCAACAAATGAGGGATCTATCATGGGTGGCCAACTTGCACGCCCTCACTCATCTTATCATTAGAGGTTCTGGTTGTGATAACGTGAAGTCATACCCAGAGGTGGGTTCGCTGCCTCACCTTCCCTCCCTTACCAGTCTTGGGATATGGTGCTTCCATAATCTGGAGACATTGGAGTGCAACGAGCTTCTCTGCCTCACCTCCCTTCAACAATTAAGCATTTATTGGTGTCCAAAGCTGGAGAATATGGAAGGAGAAAAGCTGCCTCCCTCTCTCTTGCTACTGAGAATTCAAaagtgtcctttgctgggagAACACTGCAAGAACAAGCATCATCTAATCTGGCCCAAAATTTCCCACATCCCAACCATTGAAATCAATAGCAAAAAAATGTTCTGA
- the LOC130961222 gene encoding putative disease resistance protein At3g14460, producing MAHGMGPEELVDTLRVVSGSLESSSLVVGALVSGSISLVLNRLISPEFVNSVVSKKLNRKLVERLKTALLAAKALAADAEQKQFGNDHVRKWLDSLRDALYTADDLLDRVFIKARICKKVRIRLPLRLNLSVRKMVAKINEVVKRIEDLQKLKDSLGLKEIPTGSSSWRTPSTSLERGTVYGRDDDKQALIKMLNDNNDHNLSVISIVGMGGVGKTTLAQCLYNNKDLMDGVDLKAWICVSENFDVVETTKNVIKGISSGVCSLDNFDLLQQDLKKKLSEKKFFIVLDDVWSEDADKWNSFITPFQHGTKGSTILLTTRKVNVGRIVQHYHSYTLKELSDDYCWSIFADNASFPESNGSSELEEIGRKIVERCDGLPLAAETLGRLLHSEHRVEEWNRILSNDIWEFPMSNSKIVPALLISYYHLPAHLKRCFVYCSLYPKDYQFDKDELILLWMAEDLLRPPKRGETLEEVGCECFDDLSSRLFFKQAEHYARKYFVMHDLMHDLATFLAGDLYCRFSKELGEKEERNILTRHLSYTHSIPEKACSSSEIKSLRTLLYINDIPYIRDERATLPYDILSKNKYLRVLSFDRLNIFPDSIGKLIQLRYLGLSRSDVQILPESLCNLCNLQILKLADCSKLTMLPNGMCNLVNLQCLDIRGTPLKEMPKGMGKLKQLHILSKFVVGKQEDNGIQELGGLLNLHGSLEIEKLENVVDANEARSARIIEKKHIDKLLLKWSLSSGDDMVSNTHTDEQDILWGLQPHTGLKQLTVDGYKGKIFPDWIGHSFYQNMTSVSLKSCKNCYMLPSLGQLPSLKSLRIERFDQMKSIGKEFYKNEGHQHSSPIAPFSSLEELIFYNMPSWEEWHLPDSEAFPQLKSLEIRDCPMLKGDMLNQVLMRIVFSSSDVSKVSQLEIQEDGERWYKKMSLDEDSLSIRGFECVVECAFMARIIHHLTSLQEIEISGCSSVVSLGGNCLPKSLQKLKIFNCRQIELLQQQHKYDLVNLQIYESCASLTSLSLDAFPNLENLEIEWCSNLESVSMSEPPHTALQRLTISQCSKFVSLPSDMNSLLPNLHSLDIQGCPNICRWPEGGLPANLKELSVGDCEEQVRGLSWLGNLDNLTHLTISDHHSVSRIKSYPEVGWLPRLPSLTTLHIQAFDNLETLECNELLRLTSLQQLHISWCKKLENIAGEKLPPSLLLLQIDACHLLRKRCKNKHQQIWSKISHIPTIQVDGKQIF from the exons ATGGCTCATGGGATGGGACCGGAAGAG CTCGTTGACACGCTCAGAGTTGTTTCCGGTTCTTTGGAATCAAGTT CACTTGTTGTTGGAGCTTTAGTTTCTGGCTCCATCAGCCTTGTTCTTAACAGGCTCATTTCACCTGAGTTTGTCAACTCGGTGGTGAGCAAGAAGCTGAACCGCAAGTTGGTTGAGAGGCTCAAGACTGCTCTCTTGGCTGCCAAAGCTCTGGCTGCTGACGCCGAGCAGAAGCAGTTTGGAAACGATCATGTGAGGAAATGGCTTGATAGTCTCAGGGATGCTCTCTACACTGCTGATGACTTGCTGGACCGTGTCTTCATCAAAGCTCGAATTTGCAAGAAGGTACGCATTCGCCTTCCTCTCCGCCTTAATTTATCTGTTAGGAAGATGGTGGCTAAGATAAACGAGGTGGTTAAAAGAATAGAAGATCTTCAGAAACTTAAAGATAgccttggtctcaaagagattcCAACGGGTAGCTCCTCATGGAGAACTCCATCCACTTCTCTTGAAAGGGGGACTGTCTATGGCAGGGATGATGACAAACAGGCATTAATCAAGATGCTAAATGACAACAATGATCATAACTTGTCCGTCATCTCCATTGTTGGTATGGGTGGGGTTGGTAAAACTACTTTAGCACAATGCCTGTACAACAATAAGGATTTGATGGACGGGGTTGATCTGAAAGCATGGATTTGTGTTTCTGAAAATTTTGATGTTGTTGAGACTACTAAGAATGTTATAAAGGGGATCTCTTCAGGTGTTTGTAGTCTTGACAACTTTGATCTACTTCAGCAAGATTTGAAGAAAAAACTGTCAGAAAAGAAGTTCTTCATAGTTTTGGATGATGTTTGGAGTGAAGATGCTGACAAGTGGAATAGTTTTATCACCCCTTTTCAACATGGGACAAAGGGAAGTACTATTCTCCTAACTACCCGCAAGGTAAATGTTGGTCGAATAGTCCAACACTATCACTCTTACACTCTCAAGGAACTGTCAGACGATTATTGTTGGTCTATTTTTGCTGACAATGCATCCTTTCCTGAGTCAAATGGGAGCTCAGAACTGGAAGAAATAGGTAGAAAGATTGTCGAGAGGTGTGATGGTTTGCCATTAGCTGCAGAAACACTTGGACGCTTGTTGCACTCAGAGCATCGTGTTGAAGAATGGAATAGAATACTATCGAATGACATTTGGGAATTTCCTATGTCAAACAGTAAAATTGTTCCTGCATTGTTAATAAGTTACTATCATCTTCCTGCACATTTAAAACGCTGCTTTGTTTATTGTTCGTTGTATCCTAAAGATTATCAATTTGATAAAGATGAATTAATCTTGCTATGGATGGCTGAAGATCTTTTGCGACCTCCAAAGAGGGGAGAGACTTTAGAAGAAGTTGGTTGCGAGTGTTTTGATGACTTGTCTTCAAGACTATTTTTCAAGCAGGCTGAGCACTATGCTAGGAAGTATTTTGTGATGCATGATCTCATGCATGACCTGGCAACTTTTCTTGCTGGAGATCTTTATTGTAGATTCTCAAAAGAACTTGGTGAAAAGGAAGAGAGGAATATTCTAACTCGTCATTTGTCATACACTCATTCAATCCCTGAGAAAGCATGCTCCTCTAGTGAAATAAAATCTTTGAGGACATTATTATATATCAATGATATACCTTATATCCGGGATGAGCGCGCAACATTACCATATGACATATTGTCAAAGAACAAATACTTGAGAGTTTTGTCCTTTGATAGACTCAATATATTTCCTGATTCAATAGGTAAATTGATCCAACTGCGCTATTTGGGTCTCTCTAGAAGTGATGTTCAGATATTGCCCGAGTCACTGTGCAATTTGTGTAATTTACAAATATTAAAGCTAGCAGATTGTTCAAAGCTGACTATGCTGCCCAATGGCATGTGTAATCTTGTGAATTTGCAGTGTCTTGATATAAGGGGTACTCCTCTGAAAGAAATGCCAAAAGGAATGGGCAAATTGAAACAGTTGCACATTTTAAGCAAGTTTGTGGTGGGaaagcaagaagacaatggaatTCAAGAGTTAGGAGGGCTTTTAAATCTTCATGGATCACTTGAGATTGAGAAATTGGAGAATGTGGTTGATGCCAATGAGGCAAGGAGTGCAAGGATAATAGAAAAGAAGCACATTGACAAGTTATTGTTGAAATGGTCTCTGTCTTCAGGTGATGATATGGTTTCAAACACACATACTGATGAACAAGATATACTTTGGGGCTTGCAACCACACACTGGCTTGAAACAGTTGACTGTTGATGGATACAAAGGTAAAATATTTCCAGATTGGATTGGGCATTCCTTCTACCAAAACATGACAAGTGTATCTCTCAAGTCTTGCAAGAATTGCTACATGCTGCCTTCACTTGGACAGCTGCCATCTCTTAAGTCCCTCCGTATTGAAAGGTTTGATCAGATGAAGAGCATTGGCAAGGAGTTTTACAAGAATGAAGGCCATCAACATTCTTCACCTATTGCACCGTTTTCCTCACTGGAGGAATTGATATTTTATAATATGCCAAGTTGGGAGGAGTGGCACTTACCTGACTCAGAAGCCTTTCCTCAGCTTAAGAGCCTTGAAATAAGAGATTGTCCAATGTTAAAGGGAGATATGCTTAATCAGGTATTAATGAGAATCGTTTTTTCCTCATCGGATGTTTCCAAAGTGAGCCAACTGGAAATACAAGAAGATGGTGAAAGATGGTATAAAAAGATGAGCCTTGATGAGGATAGTTTATCAATTAGGGGATTTGAATGTGTGGTGGAGTGTGCATTTATGGCAAGGATCATCCACCATCTAACTTCCCTCCAAGAAATAGAAATCTCAGGGTGTTCATCTGTTGTATCCTTGGGGGGCAATTGTTTACCCAAATCTTTGCAAAAGCTCAAAATCTTTAATTGCCGCCAAATTGAATTACTCCAGCAACAACACAAGTATGATTTGGTAAACCTACAAATATATGAAAGCTGTGCTTCACTGACTTCATTGTCATTGGATGCCTTTCCCAATCTCGAGAATCTGGAGATAGAATGGTGTTCAAATCTGGAATCAGTGTCAATGTCAGAGCCACCACACACTGCTCTTCAACGTCTCACAATCAGTCAATGCTCCAAATTTGTGTCATTGCCATCTGACATGAATAGTCTTCTCCCAAACTTACACTCTCTGGACATACAAGGTTGCCCAAACATTTGTAGGTGGCCAGAGGGTGGTTTGCCGGCTAACCTGAAAGAGCTTAGTGTAGGAGATTGCGAGGAACAAGTGAGGGGTCTATCATGGTTGGGCAACTTGGACAACCTCACTCATCTTACCATCTCAGATCATCACAGTGTGAGCAGAATAAAGTCATACCCAGAGGTGGGTTGGCTGCCTCGCCTTCCCTCCCTTACCACTCTACATATCCAAGCGTTTGATAATCTGGAGACATTGGAATGCAATGAGCTTCTCCGCCTCACCTCCCTTCAACAATTGCATATTTCATGGTGTAAGAAGCTGGAGAATATTGCAGGAGAAAAGCTGCCTCCCTCTCTCTTACTACTTCAAATTGATGCCTGTCATTTGCTGCGCAAACGCTGCAAGAACAAGCATCAACAAATTTGGTCCAAAATTTCCCACATTCCCACCATTCAAGTCGATGGCAAGCAAATTTTCTGA